A window of Paenibacillus sp. 19GGS1-52 contains these coding sequences:
- a CDS encoding polymorphic toxin-type HINT domain-containing protein gives MKIRSLTYSRLKRGLVVLLSAVLLFPVIAPEPVKVYADTANNSVTLSNLDTMKSLYNISANTPNNGISGGEEISNLTGALTLTATDLVFPGRNGLDVSLTRIYNSRDSNLTNPKAVTTNTGSPYLYTNDSTSDKNTHNEKRYNLGAGWSFAFPSVETRDGGQLFLHFTDGSVYRITGTGTARTLEDYPLQDVAFATTTSTIGGLSAAYQLTDTRNTITYFDSTGKWIGTRDAYNNEVTVAYISQPIFGGTSIPVIQSITSSANRVISFSYPDVNTVTVMYPIDGTKTGKLVYNKTAIAGQTNEMQLASVDSFSYIDSTNSANNQKRTTSYGYTSKTAAFDYETADTTKPNGSLTYQLLSKVTYPTGASSNYVYETAAQKKFLGVNGYLEFYRIAERYDSLKGPTGTAQKTQYTKYTYETGKNFSGYGVTGESNPDSLSTGFTVTNSMRTFTDPDTATPSQNRLIESKTYNNKQLLTSSSAEQEGEYKESTSYTYDALRELATAIRQSYYSIDGSEESTYTENLYTYDAYGNVLTYTDPKNYRSTYTYHGTFHSLPVSEETTYGLTTGSPVTQKFIQTVSMAKPEVTKSEQKYKNSATDTTEQTDTTEYTYDTYGNVLTTKLLLEDSKNQLTTYTYDSNSLFPVSVKQEVTKNGTTRTVEEKYEYTPGTGWEKSYLDPNAVKAGTTAVASRKYETEYDLVGRVTAIRSSMITGESAKPERTFSYTYNTTDQTYTTQGIDEEGNKTLSIYDGLGRIREVKAPAANTVMDSTTATHTPVTKQSYLYNGLGEVITVKDALDRATTYDYDNVGRVKSGISPMNIEMGASFNDMLRTVTTTSPITLTSSATTESASDELGRMTSTKQLNSDPTKSDILQRSTAYEVGQDPFRVSSADGNGNQETYQGNGLGLLGDLKQTINGQEQISSYGYNKLRQTTSKSIGGQIQTSYAYDELGQRISKTDTTEGTETYGYDDNGNLTDGTDRLGNPALHTYDERNQLAAWNYGSAGSAVTASFTYYKNGLRKSMTDETGTTQYQYNRDSTLRKVTYPDSKTVLYEYNESGTRKSMTDPFGAITLYQYDNDDRMTKVSLKESSTGAEATQAQYTYTGSVLDTITYGNGLITQYAYEDGFGRLTGMKHLKGSTILNQYSYTYDNNGNITERTSNGQTETFGYDELDRIIASSEANEQYSYDVKGNRTVQLSTASSLHTDTMDYTYDQANQLKSVTRNGVVTTYKYDGDGLMREKNNGSTTRFYYDGENMIAEGSVSGSTISFKARYVRGYQLISMKNQWGTVGYYLENGHGDVVNLYKQDQTLLNTYDYDLWGNPKVTEEADQYSNPFRYAGEYWDTNTGLQNLRARWYDPSIGRFITEDTWEGRINHPDSQNPYIYVVNNPLIYVDPSGHIFDVIFDVASLAYDAYEFVQDPSWANAGYIGLDVAAAAIPFVPSGSAPLRSLNKVDDVSDAVSSVKKAVSSVCNCFVEGTEVLTDQGEKPIKEIEIGDRVLSKDDETGEVAYKEVVGLFQKQADQIYTIHIGEEIIEVTGEHPFWLNGQGWTLVKELKVGDLLVSSEGSKLAITEIEKAPRQTTVYNFEVKDFNSYFVSDLGVWVHNCAVGGTGKINSYDGLPFSYSLEPVKKGGNSIADQMTERGWNDKRIGEAINEPAGTVDWVDQRKGQNNAPVTGNYHKEGGYVSRRNDSGEIIQSSQVDDPNWITYWSQDTINWNK, from the coding sequence TTGAAAATACGATCTCTTACCTATTCACGGCTCAAGCGAGGGTTAGTCGTTCTATTGTCCGCAGTCTTGCTGTTTCCGGTCATTGCCCCGGAGCCAGTCAAGGTCTATGCAGATACCGCTAACAATTCCGTAACCCTATCCAATCTGGACACGATGAAGTCTCTGTATAACATTTCTGCCAACACGCCTAATAATGGGATTTCCGGCGGTGAAGAAATCTCTAATCTGACGGGTGCATTGACCCTAACGGCGACCGATCTGGTGTTTCCAGGCCGTAACGGCCTCGATGTATCCCTAACCCGGATTTATAACTCGCGGGACAGTAATCTCACCAATCCGAAGGCCGTCACGACGAATACCGGAAGTCCCTATTTATATACAAATGATTCAACTTCGGACAAGAACACACATAATGAGAAACGGTACAACCTTGGAGCAGGCTGGTCGTTCGCTTTCCCTTCTGTGGAGACGCGAGATGGGGGGCAATTATTCCTGCATTTTACGGACGGCAGCGTGTACCGGATTACCGGAACCGGGACGGCCCGCACCCTTGAGGATTATCCGCTGCAGGATGTAGCCTTTGCCACCACCACGAGTACCATCGGTGGATTAAGTGCAGCGTATCAACTGACGGATACGCGAAATACCATCACTTACTTTGACAGTACTGGCAAGTGGATCGGAACTCGGGACGCGTATAACAACGAGGTCACGGTAGCCTATATCTCCCAGCCCATATTTGGCGGGACGAGTATCCCAGTCATCCAATCGATTACAAGCAGCGCCAACCGGGTAATTAGCTTCTCGTATCCAGATGTCAACACGGTGACTGTGATGTACCCGATCGACGGTACTAAGACCGGCAAGCTGGTGTACAACAAAACAGCCATTGCTGGCCAAACAAATGAAATGCAGTTGGCTTCAGTGGATTCTTTTAGCTATATCGACAGCACCAACAGTGCCAATAACCAGAAGCGGACCACTTCGTACGGCTACACGTCCAAGACTGCAGCATTTGATTATGAAACCGCAGATACGACCAAGCCGAACGGTTCACTAACCTATCAACTGCTGAGCAAAGTTACCTATCCGACCGGCGCATCCAGCAATTATGTCTATGAGACCGCCGCGCAGAAGAAGTTCCTAGGCGTGAATGGATATCTGGAATTTTACCGAATAGCCGAGCGTTATGACAGTCTCAAGGGTCCAACAGGAACCGCGCAAAAGACGCAATATACGAAATACACGTATGAAACGGGTAAAAACTTCTCCGGCTACGGCGTGACCGGGGAGAGTAATCCGGATAGTCTGTCAACCGGCTTCACGGTTACCAACAGCATGCGAACCTTTACCGATCCCGACACGGCAACCCCTTCGCAGAACCGGCTGATAGAGAGCAAGACTTATAATAATAAGCAGTTACTAACATCTTCTTCGGCAGAACAAGAGGGGGAGTACAAAGAATCCACCAGCTACACCTATGACGCGCTGCGTGAATTGGCCACGGCCATTCGCCAGAGTTATTACAGCATCGATGGCAGCGAGGAATCCACTTACACCGAGAATTTGTATACGTATGATGCTTATGGCAATGTGCTGACATATACCGACCCCAAAAATTATCGGTCCACGTATACGTATCACGGCACGTTCCACAGCCTTCCGGTAAGTGAGGAAACGACCTATGGGTTGACAACGGGCAGTCCGGTAACCCAAAAGTTCATCCAGACAGTCTCCATGGCGAAGCCGGAAGTTACCAAGTCCGAGCAGAAATATAAGAATTCAGCCACGGATACAACAGAGCAGACGGACACCACCGAGTATACCTATGATACGTACGGAAATGTCTTGACGACCAAGCTACTGCTGGAGGATAGCAAAAATCAGTTGACCACATATACCTATGACAGCAACAGTCTGTTCCCGGTCAGTGTGAAGCAAGAGGTCACCAAGAACGGGACGACCCGCACCGTTGAAGAGAAATACGAATACACGCCGGGTACAGGCTGGGAGAAGAGTTATCTGGATCCCAACGCGGTTAAGGCGGGCACCACTGCCGTCGCCAGCCGTAAATATGAGACGGAATACGATCTGGTCGGACGCGTGACTGCCATAAGATCGTCGATGATCACCGGCGAATCGGCCAAGCCGGAACGGACCTTTTCTTATACCTATAACACGACAGACCAGACCTATACCACCCAGGGGATAGACGAAGAGGGCAATAAAACTCTTAGTATCTACGACGGCCTCGGCCGCATCCGTGAGGTGAAAGCCCCCGCCGCCAATACGGTGATGGACAGCACAACGGCTACCCATACACCGGTGACGAAGCAGTCGTACCTGTATAATGGGTTAGGTGAAGTGATTACTGTGAAGGATGCACTGGATCGTGCGACCACCTACGACTATGACAACGTCGGGCGCGTCAAATCTGGCATCTCGCCCATGAATATTGAGATGGGTGCTTCCTTCAATGATATGTTGCGAACGGTTACGACTACATCACCAATCACACTGACTAGCAGTGCCACGACCGAATCGGCCAGCGATGAATTAGGCCGCATGACCAGCACTAAACAACTGAACAGCGACCCTACGAAGAGTGACATTTTACAGCGGTCTACGGCCTATGAGGTCGGACAGGATCCGTTCCGGGTGTCGTCTGCAGATGGGAATGGCAATCAGGAGACCTATCAAGGCAATGGTCTAGGCCTGCTGGGTGACCTGAAACAGACCATTAACGGACAGGAGCAAATTTCTTCTTACGGCTACAACAAATTGCGGCAGACTACGAGCAAATCTATCGGCGGACAGATTCAAACGTCGTATGCTTATGATGAGCTGGGTCAGCGTATCTCCAAAACCGACACTACCGAGGGTACCGAAACCTATGGTTATGACGACAATGGAAACCTGACGGACGGTACCGATCGGCTGGGCAATCCAGCGCTGCATACGTATGACGAGCGGAACCAATTAGCCGCTTGGAACTATGGCTCTGCAGGCAGTGCGGTGACGGCTAGCTTCACCTATTACAAGAATGGGTTACGCAAGTCGATGACGGATGAGACGGGCACGACACAGTACCAGTACAACCGGGATTCCACGCTGCGGAAAGTGACGTATCCGGACAGCAAAACGGTACTCTACGAATATAACGAATCTGGCACGCGTAAGAGCATGACTGACCCTTTTGGAGCGATCACGCTATACCAGTATGACAATGATGACCGCATGACGAAGGTGTCTTTGAAAGAAAGCAGCACCGGCGCTGAAGCAACGCAAGCCCAATATACGTATACCGGCAGCGTGCTGGATACCATCACCTATGGCAATGGCCTAATTACCCAGTATGCCTATGAAGACGGGTTTGGTCGTCTGACGGGTATGAAACATCTGAAAGGCAGCACGATCCTGAACCAATACAGCTATACCTATGATAATAACGGGAATATTACAGAGCGGACCTCCAACGGCCAAACCGAAACTTTTGGCTACGACGAGTTGGACCGGATCATCGCCAGCAGCGAAGCCAATGAACAGTATAGCTATGATGTGAAGGGCAATCGGACGGTGCAATTGTCGACGGCTTCGAGCCTGCACACGGACACGATGGATTATACCTATGATCAGGCCAACCAGTTGAAATCGGTCACTCGCAACGGAGTCGTCACCACCTATAAATACGACGGCGATGGCTTGATGCGGGAGAAGAATAACGGCAGCACTACCCGATTCTATTATGACGGCGAGAATATGATCGCCGAAGGCAGTGTTTCTGGCAGCACCATTAGCTTTAAAGCCAGATATGTGCGCGGCTATCAGCTGATCAGCATGAAGAACCAATGGGGTACGGTAGGGTATTATCTGGAGAACGGTCACGGTGACGTAGTGAACTTGTACAAGCAGGATCAGACGCTTTTGAACACTTACGACTATGACCTTTGGGGAAATCCTAAGGTCACCGAAGAGGCAGACCAGTATAGTAATCCCTTCAGGTACGCCGGCGAATACTGGGATACCAATACGGGCTTGCAGAACCTGCGAGCGCGGTGGTACGATCCAAGTATTGGACGATTCATCACCGAGGATACGTGGGAAGGACGGATTAACCATCCGGATAGCCAGAACCCGTATATCTATGTGGTGAACAACCCACTGATTTACGTGGATCCAAGCGGACATATTTTTGATGTAATCTTTGACGTGGCATCCCTTGCTTATGACGCTTATGAGTTTGTACAAGACCCGAGTTGGGCAAATGCAGGTTATATAGGTCTGGATGTAGCCGCAGCGGCGATTCCTTTCGTTCCTAGTGGGAGCGCTCCGCTTCGATCGTTAAATAAAGTGGATGATGTATCCGACGCGGTGTCTTCGGTGAAGAAGGCCGTCAGTAGCGTATGCAATTGCTTCGTTGAAGGAACGGAAGTGCTTACGGATCAAGGTGAAAAACCGATCAAGGAGATTGAGATCGGAGACAGGGTCCTCTCCAAAGATGATGAAACCGGAGAAGTAGCCTATAAAGAAGTCGTGGGACTGTTCCAGAAACAGGCCGACCAGATCTATACGATCCACATCGGGGAAGAGATTATCGAGGTAACGGGAGAGCATCCGTTCTGGCTGAACGGTCAGGGATGGACACTGGTAAAAGAGCTGAAGGTTGGAGATTTGCTAGTTTCCAGTGAAGGTTCCAAACTGGCCATTACCGAGATCGAGAAAGCGCCGCGGCAAACGACGGTGTACAATTTTGAAGTCAAAGATTTCAACTCCTACTTTGTATCGGACCTTGGGGTTTGGGTGCATAATTGTGCGGTTGGGGGCACGGGAAAAATCAATAGTTATGATGGTCTACCTTTTTCTTATAGTTTAGAGCCTGTTAAAAAAGGTGGTAATAGTATTGCTGACCAAATGACTGAACGCGGATGGAATGACAAGCGGATTGGTGAGGCAATAAACGAACCTGCAGGAACTGTTGATTGGGTAGACCAAAGAAAAGGACAAAATAATGCTCCGGTCACAGGGAATTATCATAAAGAGGGAGGATATGTATCTAGAAGGAACGATTCTGGTGAAATTATTCAATCAAGCCAAGTTGATGATCCTAATTGGATCACTTATTGGTCACAAGATACAATAAATTGGAATAAGTAG
- a CDS encoding DNRLRE domain-containing protein: protein MQHKKSISIALALFLTLQVLSGSMFAAGKEGSNRISANSTSTVDTLLSAKVDFLHPTEEYASPMLETKTDNVDPSSLNASTDTSQSLMYRSDSTVTQAVYVKQPLPAKPSPSLELPDERTSNTKTYQLQDDSYETIISTEALHYQDKTGDWQDISLLLTDEAEIANQLDVPLSRDALPEVPVPETTDSKGKLRLSPELSKLNKDAFRALQVPFDVRISKQFSKGYEIGKGSDRLSFVPVGASSSRAVVQQDVYGNSLIRYPSAWTATDVTLQLMANGMKESILLASKAAPSSFSYEVSSGLSKELQLGELQIEPAWLIDAVGTYRDVPQTLRNVEGKTYLDLLPDLSGLVYPVTLDPTVVLKSANNETKDTTLNAHEPDRNYGTDPRLYTGKDVNGNHFRTLLQFDLSQIPAGEYTVLDAYLTLNQTAEYQYNASTEVKAQRVTGTWEENTVNWNNQPVYAANIDGLAYSTVAVVGEGAQVFYLKELVSEWVNGLYPNYGIELQADNITAPNVKKYVSANTSAATQHPSLTLHYTMPNQTWNGVTSSADSLTSFNQKKIDYTSDGYQWMLVRDGGDFRLDGMKPEENTWFHSGTHALGAANGSMYIDQDNYLHLAYTSVSGGIKYVRGTYNTTAHRWTLSTPVVISTDVTMNVPDLVAHRALTGGGWTVHIVSSKHSTTASTNGAVYNRIDISASGAVGTLAAAVLLDSGTKGVPTWPSIDFQHTPSAIDHGKAVKDGAPNLYVAWNAGDAGTGLGIRYKQATFSAGNWTWAGEQAVDENQYTTTDRDWFLSVYDGSRSVVFGALRNTANQKSLLAYTMQTTSKKIDMFYSALAEGKQALYGSGSYDAQGNLYFAGLSGVAGDFITFKWSRAAQSLSLPKQVTPHLGSSYATMKRGDNYNTIELATSTQSGADETLYDIEHSVILDTIEREFTQYSYDAASRLNYILLQNGDGIAFTYDSAGNLTHRQLDEQPDTNGTNLVINGSFEVTEHTPGTAPGITDPHYGWNMYTVPGSTASFEPVDLPVSRGNKALKLEVSQLPQSQSDFVYQTVGVTGNQPFRLSGKVYKQALSQASAVLSVEFLSGDLTVLGSYEQESTGVKTSYETLQKKGWIPAGTVYAKVYVKVKALNANASGTVFADAITLEYTDDNLLWNPGFERTKSGQLIEWGTYTAPGSTVVFLPVSDAYEGASAIKLSASLLPTGAYSFVHQTKGIGAGETYALSANYKAENLSSAVGVLAVQFFDGSGNSLGWIEQTGTASGNYNPLELHGVAPAGAVYIKYMIGLKGTGVGGQGNVFIDNAKLKVTQP from the coding sequence ATGCAGCATAAGAAGTCGATTTCTATTGCACTGGCGCTTTTTTTAACCCTTCAAGTTCTATCCGGTTCTATGTTTGCAGCAGGTAAAGAAGGCTCTAATCGTATTTCTGCAAATTCCACTTCGACAGTAGACACACTTCTTAGCGCGAAGGTGGATTTCCTTCATCCGACGGAGGAGTACGCATCGCCGATGCTAGAGACGAAGACGGATAATGTCGATCCCAGTTCATTGAACGCATCAACCGACACTTCACAATCTTTAATGTATCGCTCAGACTCTACTGTCACTCAAGCTGTGTATGTTAAACAACCCCTTCCAGCGAAACCTTCACCCTCGCTAGAATTACCAGACGAACGAACTTCCAATACGAAAACCTATCAACTCCAAGATGACTCCTATGAGACCATCATTAGTACCGAAGCACTACATTATCAGGATAAGACAGGAGACTGGCAGGACATCTCTCTATTATTGACAGACGAAGCAGAAATTGCGAACCAACTGGATGTTCCCTTATCCCGTGATGCATTGCCTGAAGTACCTGTTCCAGAGACGACCGACAGCAAGGGCAAGCTACGCTTGAGTCCGGAATTATCCAAGCTAAACAAAGATGCCTTCCGTGCCCTTCAAGTCCCCTTCGATGTGCGGATCAGCAAGCAGTTCAGTAAAGGCTATGAAATTGGAAAAGGCAGCGACCGTCTATCCTTCGTTCCTGTAGGCGCCAGTTCAAGCCGAGCGGTAGTTCAGCAGGATGTATATGGGAATTCGCTGATTCGTTATCCATCGGCTTGGACGGCAACTGATGTGACCCTGCAGTTAATGGCTAATGGGATGAAGGAATCCATCCTCCTGGCTTCCAAAGCCGCACCGTCCTCCTTCAGTTATGAGGTATCTAGTGGACTCAGCAAGGAATTGCAGTTGGGAGAATTACAGATCGAACCGGCATGGTTGATCGACGCGGTCGGAACGTACCGCGATGTTCCCCAAACGCTGCGGAATGTCGAAGGCAAGACCTATCTGGATCTGCTGCCGGACTTAAGTGGGCTGGTCTATCCGGTAACATTAGATCCAACCGTCGTTCTGAAGTCTGCCAACAATGAAACGAAGGATACGACGCTAAATGCTCATGAACCGGATCGAAACTACGGAACAGACCCACGTCTGTATACGGGCAAGGATGTCAACGGCAATCATTTCCGTACCCTGCTGCAGTTCGATCTGAGTCAGATCCCTGCTGGGGAGTACACGGTGCTGGATGCTTATCTTACGCTGAATCAGACAGCGGAGTATCAGTATAATGCATCCACGGAAGTTAAAGCCCAACGAGTTACGGGAACATGGGAGGAGAATACAGTGAACTGGAATAACCAGCCTGTCTATGCCGCGAATATAGACGGATTGGCTTACAGTACCGTTGCTGTTGTAGGTGAAGGTGCTCAAGTCTTTTATCTCAAAGAGTTGGTATCGGAGTGGGTTAATGGACTGTACCCTAACTACGGTATTGAACTGCAGGCGGATAATATAACAGCACCGAATGTGAAGAAATATGTGTCAGCAAATACCAGTGCTGCAACACAGCATCCGTCGTTGACGCTTCACTATACCATGCCGAATCAAACCTGGAATGGAGTTACTTCAAGCGCCGATTCCTTAACATCATTTAATCAAAAGAAAATCGATTATACATCCGACGGTTATCAGTGGATGCTTGTCCGTGATGGTGGGGATTTCCGCCTAGACGGCATGAAGCCAGAGGAAAATACGTGGTTTCATTCAGGCACCCATGCGCTCGGAGCTGCCAATGGTTCAATGTATATCGATCAGGACAACTATCTTCATTTAGCCTATACATCCGTAAGCGGTGGGATCAAATATGTCCGTGGAACCTATAACACTACCGCGCACCGTTGGACACTGAGTACTCCCGTTGTGATATCTACGGATGTCACCATGAACGTTCCAGATCTGGTGGCCCACCGGGCACTCACGGGTGGAGGCTGGACCGTTCACATTGTGAGCTCCAAACATAGTACAACCGCTTCAACCAACGGAGCGGTCTATAACCGCATCGATATTTCAGCATCCGGTGCGGTGGGAACCTTGGCAGCTGCAGTCCTGTTAGACAGTGGAACCAAAGGCGTTCCCACTTGGCCGTCCATTGATTTTCAACATACGCCTTCGGCCATCGATCACGGCAAAGCGGTGAAGGATGGAGCCCCAAATCTGTACGTGGCCTGGAATGCTGGAGATGCTGGCACAGGGTTAGGTATTCGTTACAAGCAGGCGACATTTAGTGCAGGAAACTGGACATGGGCAGGGGAACAAGCGGTAGATGAGAATCAATACACAACCACGGATCGTGATTGGTTTCTCAGCGTTTATGATGGCAGTCGTTCTGTGGTCTTTGGCGCCTTGCGCAACACGGCAAATCAAAAAAGTCTATTAGCCTACACCATGCAGACCACCAGCAAGAAAATTGATATGTTTTACAGCGCACTAGCCGAAGGCAAACAGGCCTTGTATGGTTCGGGCAGCTATGATGCGCAGGGGAATTTGTATTTTGCCGGATTGTCAGGTGTGGCCGGCGACTTTATTACCTTTAAGTGGAGCCGGGCGGCGCAAAGCTTATCGCTTCCGAAGCAGGTAACGCCACATCTTGGCAGTTCTTACGCCACGATGAAAAGAGGAGACAATTACAACACCATCGAACTGGCGACCAGCACACAATCGGGAGCGGACGAGACCTTATACGATATTGAGCACAGTGTGATTCTCGATACGATTGAGCGTGAATTCACCCAATATTCGTATGACGCGGCTTCCCGACTGAATTATATTTTGCTGCAGAATGGAGACGGAATAGCTTTCACGTATGATTCTGCTGGCAATCTGACCCATAGGCAGCTGGATGAACAACCCGATACCAATGGAACAAACTTAGTCATCAATGGAAGCTTTGAGGTTACGGAGCATACACCGGGAACAGCGCCGGGAATAACGGATCCTCATTATGGGTGGAATATGTACACGGTTCCAGGCAGCACGGCGAGTTTCGAGCCGGTAGATCTGCCAGTCAGCAGAGGGAACAAAGCCCTCAAACTAGAGGTCAGCCAGCTTCCGCAGTCTCAAAGTGATTTTGTGTATCAAACGGTGGGGGTAACGGGCAACCAACCCTTCCGCTTAAGCGGCAAAGTGTACAAGCAGGCGCTGTCTCAGGCTTCCGCCGTGCTGTCTGTCGAATTTCTTTCGGGAGATCTGACGGTATTAGGCAGCTATGAACAAGAATCCACAGGCGTGAAGACCTCCTATGAGACTTTGCAAAAGAAAGGCTGGATTCCGGCGGGCACCGTCTATGCCAAGGTGTACGTCAAGGTTAAAGCCCTAAATGCCAACGCGTCGGGAACCGTGTTCGCAGATGCCATTACTCTCGAATACACGGATGATAATTTACTCTGGAACCCGGGATTTGAACGCACGAAGAGCGGACAACTCATTGAATGGGGAACGTATACAGCTCCAGGGTCGACAGTGGTGTTCCTGCCTGTATCCGATGCCTATGAAGGTGCTTCAGCGATCAAGCTTTCAGCGAGTCTTTTGCCCACAGGTGCCTATTCTTTCGTCCACCAAACGAAAGGCATTGGGGCAGGAGAAACGTATGCGCTTAGCGCGAACTATAAGGCAGAGAATCTTTCCAGCGCAGTAGGCGTGTTAGCGGTACAGTTCTTTGACGGAAGCGGGAATTCGCTAGGGTGGATCGAGCAGACCGGTACGGCTTCCGGCAATTACAATCCCCTCGAATTACATGGCGTTGCGCCCGCCGGTGCCGTCTATATCAAGTACATGATCGGACTGAAGGGAACAGGGGTAGGCGGTCAAGGCAATGTGTTTATTGATAATGCCAAGCTTAAAGTTACGCAGCCTTGA
- a CDS encoding FtsK/SpoIIIE domain-containing protein has product MSTPDPPRKETFGQFVNRLSAIAALGSVIVLFLEPAPELSHLAHTVLRYAITLWVCIVGLPHVAVIAWKHRDRLWPRLAQLQQMIRNREWRPEKYSADISLTTLPSAGGVESIPTAPQHGEWDHKLTLREEKHSAQRGPYALFPPNPRPHSSSLLAAEQASELIFNTVQLAGLKMDEPPEILSIDAGPTLQTISFRLPARLQLSDLVKKRDDLANHIGHDRSFAVASSTFPSAAAFVIPHKERAFVYMSDMSRDLLQFAEKAQLPLVFGKDMEGNPMLVDLAKLPHLLVAGATGSGKSVFINGLLTSLATARSPQQVQFLLIDPKMVEFTMYTGLPHLISPPVTDPKRAALTLKKLVVEMEKRYKCFAEAGVRNLLQYNRNHPQDQIPYIVTVIDEYADLMVIARNDVEETVQRLTQMGRAAGLHLILGTQRPSVDVVTGVIKSNLPSRVAFHLLSVYDFKTVMDTGGPHLLGAGDGICMLNGGGQKRFQSAAISADDDETTHYIEALKRYWRNEVRLQKTDPEAEAEGDSSLLSVISDEEDKEPLEVEAESDGPTPGSVIPLGEWTDLEEEEPPINESVYDQVIRLAREHNGVSGRLLQHALNIDYVTAATYVEQLSNEGKVAPEYDPETGLKPWMADVRESDDELLFRMQRMICQTGSARSAELQQELGIRKEKVLQLMSQLVKLDFLLPRQAPKGDIRWLGMRSKFNDFY; this is encoded by the coding sequence GTGAGCACTCCAGATCCACCGAGAAAAGAAACTTTTGGACAGTTCGTGAATCGTCTGAGCGCCATTGCTGCGCTGGGCAGTGTGATCGTATTGTTCCTGGAGCCTGCCCCGGAACTCAGCCATTTGGCACATACGGTGCTTCGGTATGCGATCACCTTGTGGGTATGTATTGTAGGCCTGCCCCATGTCGCGGTCATAGCTTGGAAGCACAGAGATCGCTTGTGGCCGAGACTTGCACAGCTGCAGCAAATGATTCGAAACCGGGAATGGAGACCGGAGAAATACTCAGCGGACATTTCGCTAACTACACTGCCGAGTGCCGGAGGTGTGGAGTCCATACCCACCGCACCTCAACATGGCGAATGGGACCACAAGCTGACTTTGCGGGAAGAGAAGCATAGCGCCCAACGAGGGCCCTACGCTCTATTCCCGCCGAATCCCCGACCCCATTCCTCTTCACTTTTAGCAGCAGAGCAGGCTTCAGAACTTATCTTCAATACCGTACAGCTGGCGGGACTCAAAATGGATGAACCCCCAGAAATCTTGTCCATCGATGCGGGGCCAACCTTGCAAACCATTTCGTTCCGTCTGCCTGCCCGTCTGCAGCTCAGTGATCTGGTCAAGAAGAGGGATGATTTGGCGAACCATATCGGACATGACCGCAGTTTTGCCGTCGCCTCTTCGACGTTTCCCAGTGCAGCGGCCTTTGTGATCCCGCATAAGGAAAGAGCGTTTGTCTATATGAGTGACATGTCCAGGGATCTGCTGCAATTTGCAGAAAAGGCACAGCTGCCCTTGGTCTTTGGGAAAGACATGGAAGGGAATCCGATGCTGGTCGACTTAGCGAAATTGCCGCATCTTCTGGTGGCCGGGGCTACCGGCTCGGGGAAATCCGTGTTTATCAATGGGTTACTCACTTCGCTGGCGACTGCGCGTTCTCCGCAGCAAGTACAGTTTCTGCTCATCGATCCCAAGATGGTCGAGTTTACGATGTATACCGGCTTACCGCACTTGATTTCCCCGCCGGTCACTGATCCGAAGCGGGCGGCACTGACACTCAAAAAACTTGTGGTGGAAATGGAAAAGCGGTATAAGTGCTTTGCTGAAGCCGGTGTACGGAACTTGCTGCAGTATAACCGGAATCATCCCCAGGATCAGATACCCTACATCGTCACCGTGATTGATGAATATGCGGACCTGATGGTCATTGCCCGGAATGATGTGGAAGAAACCGTGCAGAGGCTGACCCAAATGGGACGAGCTGCGGGGCTTCATCTGATCTTGGGTACCCAGCGTCCCAGCGTGGATGTCGTGACGGGTGTCATTAAGTCCAATCTACCGTCCCGAGTAGCCTTTCATTTGCTGAGTGTTTACGATTTCAAGACCGTCATGGATACAGGAGGGCCGCATCTGCTCGGTGCAGGAGATGGCATTTGCATGCTGAATGGAGGTGGGCAGAAAAGATTCCAATCAGCAGCGATCAGCGCGGATGATGATGAGACGACTCATTATATTGAGGCATTAAAGCGCTATTGGCGAAATGAAGTGCGGCTGCAAAAAACAGATCCGGAAGCAGAAGCAGAGGGGGATTCTTCTTTGCTTAGTGTAATATCCGATGAGGAAGACAAAGAGCCATTGGAGGTGGAAGCTGAATCTGACGGACCGACACCGGGAAGTGTGATCCCCTTGGGAGAGTGGACGGATCTGGAGGAAGAAGAGCCACCTATAAACGAGAGTGTGTACGATCAGGTGATTCGCTTGGCGCGGGAGCATAACGGTGTATCCGGTAGGCTGCTGCAGCATGCTCTGAACATTGACTATGTGACGGCAGCAACCTATGTTGAACAACTAAGCAATGAAGGAAAGGTCGCACCTGAGTATGATCCGGAAACAGGTTTGAAGCCTTGGATGGCCGATGTCCGGGAGAGTGATGATGAACTGCTGTTTCGAATGCAGCGGATGATTTGCCAAACGGGCTCTGCTAGATCTGCTGAGTTGCAGCAAGAACTTGGTATACGTAAAGAGAAGGTGCTGCAGTTGATGAGTCAACTGGTGAAACTTGATTTTTTACTTCCCCGACAAGCACCAAAGGGGGATATACGCTGGCTTGGGATGAGGAGCAAATTCAACGATTTTTATTAA